A single Actinomadura algeriensis DNA region contains:
- a CDS encoding antibiotic biosynthesis monooxygenase has product MVSALFALLAAGGALYATWLLVSRAYKDRLLYLIAWSFTQVGLSLALLAMTVGFLAGFNGLFFRVAEIGAALLAPLWLMLGMIELIARFVQVRFGAWLFTISYTVVAVVILLLDPLKGDLGKSLPKPGDTYDALPLLLIDGAHLVSTVSLVGCTAFTAWMASKRDREAGELMIPVALVALAGVLAILGTRGLLPGPVAVILLGGAAGLVWYGAMRTIPVYDDEDDFYDDDFDGDYVDEPATGYEEPFYEGRRRAAAEQPVPAPTPPADNRPPGGRRGELRFPEQQAEELRFPEPSGAQALPESPAGATAVDGLDDSTLAAAAAMAAGTPGGMGAPVAPLPGPRGTGASGLPGGDLSAACGQITVYTLLDGREDVFDRLAADLVQAARAAEPDTVVCAVHEVVGSSTQRILYQLFRNEAAFNAHQRQPHLKRFLSETRTHVLATNVIELRLGAHKVPLPGPAPERPRR; this is encoded by the coding sequence ATGGTCAGTGCTCTTTTCGCGCTTCTCGCGGCCGGTGGCGCCCTGTACGCCACCTGGCTGCTGGTCTCGCGCGCATACAAGGACCGGCTGCTCTACCTCATCGCCTGGTCGTTCACACAGGTCGGCCTGTCGCTCGCCCTCCTGGCGATGACCGTCGGGTTCCTGGCGGGGTTCAACGGCCTGTTCTTCCGCGTCGCCGAGATCGGCGCGGCGCTGCTCGCCCCGCTGTGGCTGATGCTCGGCATGATCGAGCTGATCGCGCGGTTCGTCCAGGTGCGGTTCGGGGCGTGGCTGTTCACGATCTCCTACACGGTGGTCGCGGTCGTCATCCTGCTGCTCGACCCACTGAAGGGCGACCTCGGCAAGAGCCTGCCGAAGCCCGGCGACACCTACGACGCGCTGCCGCTGCTGCTGATCGACGGCGCGCATCTGGTGTCGACGGTGTCGCTGGTGGGCTGCACGGCGTTCACCGCGTGGATGGCGAGCAAGCGCGACCGCGAGGCGGGCGAGCTGATGATCCCGGTGGCGCTGGTCGCGCTCGCCGGGGTGCTGGCGATCCTCGGCACCCGCGGTCTGCTCCCCGGCCCGGTGGCCGTCATCCTGCTCGGCGGCGCCGCCGGCCTCGTCTGGTACGGCGCCATGCGCACGATCCCCGTCTACGACGACGAGGACGACTTCTACGACGACGACTTCGACGGGGACTACGTGGACGAGCCCGCGACCGGTTACGAGGAGCCCTTCTACGAGGGGCGGCGGCGGGCGGCCGCCGAGCAGCCCGTCCCGGCGCCGACGCCGCCCGCCGACAACCGTCCGCCGGGCGGCCGCCGCGGCGAGCTGCGCTTCCCCGAGCAGCAGGCCGAGGAGCTGCGGTTCCCCGAGCCGTCCGGCGCGCAGGCGCTGCCGGAGAGCCCGGCCGGGGCGACCGCCGTCGACGGGCTCGACGACTCCACGCTGGCCGCCGCGGCCGCGATGGCCGCCGGCACCCCGGGCGGGATGGGCGCGCCCGTGGCCCCGCTGCCCGGCCCGCGCGGGACGGGCGCGTCCGGCCTGCCCGGCGGCGACCTGTCGGCCGCATGTGGCCAGATCACCGTCTACACGCTCCTGGACGGACGCGAGGACGTGTTCGACCGGCTCGCCGCCGACCTGGTGCAGGCGGCCCGCGCCGCCGAGCCCGACACCGTCGTCTGCGCGGTCCACGAGGTGGTCGGCAGCTCCACGCAGCGGATCCTGTACCAGCTGTTCCGCAACGAGGCCGCGTTCAACGCGCACCAGCGCCAGCCGCACCTGAAGCGGTTCCTGTCGGAGACGCGGACGCACGTGCTGGCCACGAACGTGATCGAGCTGAGGCTCGGGGCGCACAAGGTGCCGCTGCCGGGTCCCGCGCCCGAGCGGCCCCGGAGGTGA
- a CDS encoding sigma-70 family RNA polymerase sigma factor — protein MSSLTLDAGAIPFPRRSDASSGPSDDRADDRAEMLKALVLRARDGDAEAFGSLYDHYVELVYRYVYYRVGSHALTEDLTSETFLRALRRVRDFHWQGKDFGAWLVTIARNLVADHFKSGRYRLEICTAELVEPDRPQEGPERVVLDAMTNRTLLTAVRRLGSEQQECVVLRFLHGLSVAETALIMGKKSGAIKALQYRAVRSLARMLPADLHG, from the coding sequence ATGAGCAGCTTGACCCTCGATGCCGGGGCCATCCCGTTTCCTCGCCGATCCGACGCTTCGTCCGGCCCCTCCGACGACCGCGCGGACGACCGCGCGGAGATGCTCAAGGCGCTCGTCCTGCGTGCCCGGGACGGCGACGCGGAGGCGTTCGGGTCCCTCTACGACCACTACGTCGAACTCGTCTACCGGTACGTCTACTACCGCGTGGGCAGCCACGCCCTCACCGAGGACCTCACCAGCGAGACGTTCCTGCGCGCGCTCCGCCGCGTCCGCGACTTCCACTGGCAGGGCAAGGACTTCGGCGCCTGGCTGGTCACCATCGCGCGGAACCTGGTCGCCGACCACTTCAAGTCCGGCCGGTACCGGCTGGAGATCTGCACGGCCGAGCTCGTGGAGCCCGACCGTCCGCAGGAGGGGCCGGAACGGGTCGTCCTGGACGCGATGACCAACCGCACGCTGCTCACCGCCGTCCGGCGCCTCGGCTCCGAGCAGCAGGAGTGCGTGGTGCTGCGCTTCCTGCACGGCCTGTCGGTCGCCGAGACCGCGCTGATCATGGGCAAGAAGTCGGGCGCGATCAAGGCGCTGCAGTACCGCGCCGTCCGCTCGCTGGCCCGCATGCTCCCCGCCGACCTGCACGGCTGA